A portion of the Deinococcus peraridilitoris DSM 19664 genome contains these proteins:
- the glgB gene encoding 1,4-alpha-glucan branching protein GlgB, translated as MSLPSELSYLDFWSLASGENVRPDRLLGAHVVEQGGVPGTRFAVWAPNARMVSVIGDFNGWNPFEHGMHRHELGFWHVFVPGAAHGQQYKFAVTSHAGHTVHKSDPVGKFMELRPNTASVIWAPEAFAWSDDAWLSARQGAGYDRPISVYEVHLASWSRREDGWYLNYREIATRLADYVCEMGFTHVELMGVSEHPFDGSWGYQVTGYYAPTSRHGTPDDFKWMINHLHERGIGVYVDWVPGHFPTDESGLALWDGSALYEYADPRRGFHPDWNTYVFDYGRNEVVTFLIGSALNWIEDYHIDGLRVDAVASMIYLDFSRTEWLPNIYGGRENLEAIAFMKRLNDTVHSLHPGAVMIAEESTAFPGVTSPTPQGLGFDYKWAMGWMNDTLAYFEKNPLYRRYDHGKMTFFNVYRTTEHFMLAISHDEVVHLKKSMVSKMPGDWYQQRAGLRAFLALQWATPGKKLLFQGQEFAQSTEWEYNVGLPWYVTEHIEHRGVQVLVRDLNRLYCAQRALHAGDHHEAGQEWLSANDAEASVFTFLRRDPQGSDWLLVVASLTPVYREGYMIGVPESGRYRVVLDTDAAEYGGFGTRQTDLEAREGQWHGQPAHLRLNLAPNSVLWLVKE; from the coding sequence ATGTCTTTGCCCTCGGAGCTGAGTTATCTGGATTTCTGGAGCCTTGCTTCAGGTGAAAACGTCCGCCCGGACCGTCTGCTGGGTGCCCACGTGGTGGAGCAGGGCGGCGTGCCCGGCACGCGTTTCGCGGTCTGGGCGCCCAACGCGCGGATGGTGAGCGTTATCGGTGATTTCAACGGCTGGAATCCCTTCGAGCACGGCATGCACCGGCACGAACTGGGGTTCTGGCACGTGTTCGTGCCCGGCGCCGCACACGGACAGCAGTACAAATTCGCAGTCACGAGTCACGCCGGCCATACCGTTCATAAAAGCGATCCGGTTGGGAAATTCATGGAGCTGCGTCCCAATACCGCCTCGGTCATCTGGGCACCCGAAGCGTTCGCCTGGAGCGATGACGCGTGGCTCTCGGCCCGGCAAGGCGCAGGCTACGACCGCCCCATCTCGGTGTACGAGGTCCACCTGGCCTCATGGTCGCGCCGCGAGGACGGCTGGTACCTCAATTACCGCGAGATCGCCACACGGCTGGCCGACTACGTCTGCGAGATGGGCTTCACGCACGTCGAGCTGATGGGCGTCTCCGAGCATCCCTTTGACGGGTCCTGGGGCTACCAGGTGACGGGATATTATGCACCCACTTCGCGTCACGGCACGCCGGACGACTTCAAGTGGATGATCAACCACCTGCACGAGCGTGGCATTGGCGTCTACGTGGACTGGGTACCCGGCCACTTCCCGACGGACGAAAGTGGACTCGCCCTCTGGGACGGCTCGGCGCTGTACGAGTATGCCGATCCCCGGCGCGGCTTTCACCCGGACTGGAACACCTACGTCTTCGATTACGGACGCAACGAGGTCGTGACCTTCCTGATCGGCTCTGCCCTCAACTGGATCGAGGATTACCACATCGACGGCCTGCGCGTGGACGCGGTCGCCAGCATGATCTACCTCGACTTTTCACGCACCGAATGGCTGCCGAACATCTACGGCGGGCGCGAGAACCTCGAGGCCATCGCCTTTATGAAGCGTCTCAACGATACCGTTCACAGCCTGCATCCCGGGGCGGTGATGATTGCCGAGGAATCGACCGCCTTTCCCGGCGTGACCTCGCCCACGCCGCAGGGACTGGGCTTTGACTACAAGTGGGCGATGGGCTGGATGAACGACACCCTGGCGTACTTCGAAAAAAATCCGCTGTACCGCCGGTACGACCACGGCAAGATGACCTTTTTCAACGTGTACCGCACGACAGAGCATTTCATGCTGGCCATCTCGCACGACGAGGTGGTGCACCTGAAGAAGTCGATGGTCAGCAAGATGCCCGGCGACTGGTACCAGCAGCGCGCCGGTCTGCGGGCCTTTCTGGCGTTGCAGTGGGCCACGCCCGGCAAGAAGCTGCTGTTTCAGGGTCAGGAATTTGCGCAGAGCACCGAGTGGGAGTACAACGTCGGTCTGCCGTGGTATGTGACGGAGCACATCGAACACCGCGGGGTGCAAGTCCTGGTGCGGGACCTCAACCGGCTCTACTGTGCGCAGCGCGCGCTGCACGCCGGCGACCATCACGAAGCCGGTCAGGAGTGGTTGAGCGCCAACGACGCCGAAGCCAGCGTCTTCACCTTCCTGCGGCGCGATCCGCAAGGCAGCGACTGGCTGCTGGTAGTCGCCTCGCTCACCCCGGTCTACCGGGAAGGCTACATGATCGGCGTTCCAGAGAGCGGCCGTTACCGCGTGGTACTCGATACTGACGCGGCCGAATACGGTGGATTCGGTACCCGGCAGACTGATCTGGAGGCGCGCGAGGGGCAGTGGCACGGTCAGCCTGCGCACCTGCGCCTGAATCTGGCGCCCAACAGCGTGCTGTGGCTGGTCAAAGAGTGA
- the hisH gene encoding imidazole glycerol phosphate synthase subunit HisH codes for MGKTLLIDYGSGNLRSAHKALVRAGLDVELSSDPARVSHAAALVVPGQGHFRQVMEAFRSSGFEEPLREAVGRGVPLLGICVGMQLLFEGSEEAPGTPGLGLFGGIVRRYGGDVSVPQMGWNSIDRVGDSPILRDLACPAYVYFANSYYVPLDAEVEAGAISEHGVTSWSAISQGNIHATQFHPEKSGPVGLEILHGFRRHVVEAASLTR; via the coding sequence ATGGGCAAGACGCTGCTGATCGATTATGGATCGGGCAACCTTCGCAGCGCCCACAAGGCGCTGGTCCGTGCAGGTCTGGACGTCGAGCTGTCAAGCGACCCTGCGCGGGTGTCCCACGCGGCGGCCCTGGTGGTGCCCGGTCAGGGTCACTTCCGGCAGGTTATGGAGGCATTTCGCTCCTCAGGTTTCGAGGAGCCGCTCCGCGAGGCCGTCGGGCGCGGCGTCCCACTGCTGGGCATCTGCGTGGGCATGCAACTGCTCTTCGAGGGTTCCGAGGAAGCGCCCGGGACCCCAGGGCTGGGTTTGTTCGGCGGCATCGTGCGCCGGTATGGAGGCGACGTGAGCGTGCCGCAGATGGGTTGGAATTCGATCGACCGGGTGGGTGACTCGCCGATTCTGCGGGATCTGGCGTGCCCCGCCTACGTGTACTTCGCCAATTCGTACTATGTCCCGCTGGACGCCGAAGTGGAAGCCGGGGCCATCAGCGAGCACGGCGTTACGTCCTGGAGCGCCATTTCACAGGGCAATATCCACGCCACGCAGTTCCACCCGGAGAAGAGTGGCCCGGTGGGCTTGGAGATTCTGCACGGCTTTCGCCGCCACGTGGTCGAGGCGGCCTCACTCACCCGTTGA
- a CDS encoding MBL fold metallo-hydrolase, whose product MLTHVHGTLYALQVPIPYPMRFVTVLIDTARPVTLIDAALDTPEAQAAIESALGELGLHWERIERVIITHHHPDHYGLAGLIEERSGATVHMLDLDIARGERYWRMWEQWLAGHRRHFEDHGMRGELLTEMESESRRSRERVHPASRLLPLRQGERIELTGLPWEVLWLPGHADGHLGLWQADQRLLIAGDAILPRISPNVGLYAYTRPDPLGDYLSTLRTLHDLAPRRSVVGHYGPFLDDTRERAAELLAHHAERLDLCRAELCARPQHAFELSFAMFPRDLSASARRFALAETLAHVEYLRLHGELLREWQGHVWVYRATA is encoded by the coding sequence ATGCTCACCCATGTCCACGGCACTCTGTACGCCCTGCAAGTGCCCATTCCTTACCCCATGCGCTTCGTGACCGTGCTGATCGACACGGCGAGGCCGGTCACCCTGATCGACGCGGCGCTCGACACACCGGAAGCCCAGGCGGCCATCGAAAGCGCCCTGGGTGAACTCGGGCTGCATTGGGAGCGCATCGAGCGGGTCATCATCACCCATCATCATCCCGACCACTACGGGCTGGCCGGTTTGATCGAAGAGCGCAGCGGCGCGACCGTACACATGCTTGACCTCGACATCGCGCGCGGCGAACGCTACTGGCGCATGTGGGAACAGTGGCTCGCGGGGCACCGCAGGCACTTCGAGGATCACGGCATGCGCGGTGAACTGCTCACCGAGATGGAGAGCGAATCGCGCCGCTCGCGCGAGCGCGTTCACCCCGCGAGCCGCCTGCTTCCCCTGAGGCAGGGCGAGCGGATCGAGCTGACCGGCCTGCCCTGGGAAGTGTTGTGGCTGCCCGGTCATGCCGACGGGCATCTGGGCCTGTGGCAGGCCGACCAGCGTCTGCTGATCGCTGGTGACGCGATTTTGCCGCGCATCTCACCCAATGTCGGTCTGTACGCATACACGAGGCCCGATCCCCTGGGCGACTATCTCAGTACCTTGCGTACCTTGCACGATCTCGCGCCGCGCCGTTCCGTCGTCGGTCACTACGGGCCCTTTCTCGACGATACCCGTGAGCGTGCCGCCGAACTGCTCGCCCATCACGCCGAGCGCCTTGACTTGTGCCGAGCCGAGCTGTGCGCCCGACCACAGCACGCCTTTGAACTGTCCTTTGCCATGTTTCCGCGCGACTTGTCGGCCAGCGCCCGGCGCTTTGCGCTGGCCGAGACGCTCGCGCACGTGGAGTACCTGCGCCTGCACGGTGAACTTCTGCGTGAATGGCAAGGTCACGTCTGGGTCTACCGCGCCACGGCCTGA
- a CDS encoding MOSC domain-containing protein, with amino-acid sequence MRVVSVNVGQPRVVRIGAEDVVSGIWKVPAAGLQAIGPLGVQGDHVANTKHHGGPDQAVYLYTAQDYDWWTQRLLEHGQDEPLQAGVFGENLTLSTFGETEVRIGDRFEMGEVVLEVTAPRIPCATFAARMNDLSFVRKFRDARRPGCYARVMQSGRLQAGDEVRRTPAPPAYPTITEVFDLWYEKSPPTELLRRVLAAPVAERARLHYGDLLASRPN; translated from the coding sequence ATGCGAGTCGTCTCTGTGAACGTCGGTCAACCCCGGGTGGTCAGAATCGGCGCCGAGGATGTGGTAAGTGGCATCTGGAAAGTGCCTGCGGCGGGCCTGCAGGCCATCGGCCCGCTGGGGGTACAGGGAGACCACGTGGCGAACACCAAGCACCACGGTGGACCGGACCAGGCGGTCTACCTGTACACCGCGCAGGATTACGACTGGTGGACCCAGCGCCTGCTGGAGCACGGACAGGACGAACCTCTGCAGGCCGGAGTGTTCGGCGAGAATCTGACCCTGTCGACGTTCGGTGAGACCGAGGTCCGGATAGGCGACCGCTTCGAGATGGGCGAGGTTGTGCTGGAAGTCACGGCGCCCCGTATTCCCTGCGCCACGTTCGCTGCCCGCATGAACGATTTGTCGTTTGTCAGGAAGTTCCGTGATGCCCGGCGCCCCGGCTGCTACGCGCGCGTGATGCAGTCCGGCCGTCTCCAGGCAGGCGATGAAGTGCGCAGAACGCCCGCACCACCGGCTTACCCGACGATCACCGAGGTCTTTGACCTGTGGTATGAGAAGTCACCGCCCACCGAGCTGCTGCGGCGCGTGCTGGCCGCGCCCGTGGCTGAACGGGCGCGCCTTCACTACGGTGATCTGCTGGCATCACGGCCAAACTGA
- a CDS encoding Nif3-like dinuclear metal center hexameric protein, producing MTRLGVLAAWIQRRLGPEEVPVLYRTGREQIATLGLALEAADVPSGCGVDALFLHRPFDVGSLCEGAGVLASHAGFDRYLTTGENWSLASHLGWTDVQPFVVGGRILGLRAAAPSEGWDGLLASALESFGGWDEALPPTSVLHERAGSVALVNAMRPALLSAAHDRGVRVYVTGQFRGGARQRAEALGMGILALGHKRSERWGLQQLARELSAEFPDVHIRVFA from the coding sequence ATGACGAGGCTCGGTGTGCTTGCGGCGTGGATACAACGACGTCTTGGACCCGAGGAAGTACCCGTCTTGTACCGGACCGGTCGCGAGCAGATAGCGACGCTGGGCCTGGCGCTAGAAGCGGCTGACGTCCCGTCGGGTTGCGGCGTGGACGCGCTCTTCCTGCATCGCCCATTTGATGTGGGCAGCTTGTGTGAGGGCGCAGGCGTACTGGCGTCTCATGCGGGTTTCGACCGGTATCTCACCACTGGGGAGAACTGGTCGCTCGCTTCGCATCTGGGTTGGACAGACGTTCAGCCCTTTGTGGTGGGCGGACGAATCCTCGGTCTGAGGGCAGCCGCGCCGAGCGAGGGCTGGGATGGACTGCTTGCGTCGGCCCTGGAAAGCTTCGGAGGATGGGATGAGGCACTGCCCCCAACTTCGGTGTTGCACGAACGGGCGGGCAGCGTGGCGCTCGTGAACGCCATGCGGCCCGCTTTACTGAGTGCCGCCCATGACCGGGGCGTCAGGGTGTATGTCACGGGACAGTTTCGTGGGGGTGCCCGGCAACGGGCCGAAGCACTCGGGATGGGCATTCTCGCGCTGGGCCACAAACGCAGCGAGCGGTGGGGACTGCAGCAGCTGGCGCGGGAGCTGTCAGCCGAATTCCCCGATGTACACATCCGTGTTTTTGCGTGA
- a CDS encoding discoidin domain-containing protein: protein MHLNKFITLASLTLLSVLTGCGGSPQAPSTTGYDTQEFLLPLVSPNLRPLTITRTSVSAADGDSLPSFTTDGDLGTYWTAQEAGAWIRFDLGAETQLDGLELAFFDANLRTTRFSVEVSLDGVAFTKVLEAESGRTSTSLQYFGFSPVQTRYVRVVSQDARISLAEAAFKESTPIAAVSVRSSSARAGFGPQASVDRDPRTHWAASGRGEWIRYDLGASKRLSGIGVAFHRGDVRQATFDIAVSDDGQTFRNVASGLKSSGSTLQIEPFLFGSHQARFVRVTNSGNSENADVTLAEVSFLPVVLLPDRAPLAPANPPTEPAPPSDPAPPPTELPPSPVVPAPPPSPVTPYSKTYYLDCSSGSDSFDGTSEMTAWKSLAKANTAALNPGEALLLKRNCRWDGQLSARWNGTASAPVTIGAYGTGELPRIRTTGTQEVAIAISGTHQVLEYLEPEVGNRPTSWLAKNPSYGGTVKCPTQAQGWRVGFALRNSDNVVQHSRASGFTAAIHFSAGTRNKALYNTLTNNDVISTNTPAALKYDDDSGAWGVLVNAHGNEIAYNTFSGNLACSEDYAIEGASVEVYKGSQNYVHHNQSIRDTTFTELGGTSTEAARHNIFERNLYVGHSLGGEFLVLRGSQSKWGDNLGTKAIGNTAVNVKVGVSCGEGCDASVLELRQNVLQGRSDAGKSLVWTDGVIGESENVFWPNGSADVVIAGRRGTSAISSTSRLADPQFVDVQTDNYRRQPGAPVPVAGFFPML from the coding sequence ATGCACCTCAACAAGTTCATCACCCTGGCTTCCCTGACCCTGCTGAGTGTCCTGACCGGTTGTGGTGGTAGCCCGCAAGCGCCGAGTACAACGGGCTACGACACCCAGGAGTTTCTGCTGCCACTCGTCTCGCCGAACCTTCGGCCCCTCACGATCACCAGGACGTCGGTTAGCGCGGCAGACGGTGACTCGCTGCCTTCATTCACGACGGACGGTGACCTCGGTACTTACTGGACAGCCCAGGAGGCCGGGGCGTGGATTCGCTTCGACCTTGGCGCAGAGACGCAGCTTGACGGTCTCGAACTGGCCTTTTTCGACGCAAACCTGCGGACGACACGCTTCAGTGTCGAGGTCAGCTTGGATGGAGTGGCGTTCACAAAGGTGCTTGAGGCCGAGTCGGGCCGTACCAGCACGAGCCTTCAGTACTTCGGCTTTTCGCCGGTCCAGACGCGGTATGTCCGGGTGGTGAGCCAGGACGCCCGCATCTCGCTGGCCGAGGCCGCTTTCAAAGAAAGCACGCCGATCGCCGCCGTGAGCGTGCGATCCAGCAGTGCCCGCGCAGGGTTCGGACCGCAGGCCTCTGTGGACCGCGATCCGCGGACGCATTGGGCCGCATCAGGGCGTGGTGAGTGGATTCGTTACGATCTCGGGGCCAGCAAACGTCTGAGTGGCATCGGCGTGGCATTCCACCGGGGAGATGTGCGGCAGGCAACGTTTGACATTGCAGTGAGCGATGATGGTCAAACCTTCAGAAACGTTGCGTCGGGCCTGAAGTCCAGCGGCTCGACTTTGCAGATCGAGCCATTTCTGTTCGGTTCGCATCAGGCGCGGTTCGTACGCGTCACGAACTCCGGTAACTCGGAGAACGCGGACGTGACGCTGGCGGAAGTTTCCTTTCTGCCAGTGGTACTGCTTCCGGACCGTGCGCCGCTGGCACCCGCAAACCCGCCCACCGAACCGGCTCCCCCCAGTGACCCGGCTCCTCCGCCCACCGAACTACCGCCGTCACCCGTCGTGCCCGCCCCGCCCCCGTCGCCCGTCACCCCGTACAGCAAGACGTACTATCTGGACTGTTCCTCGGGCAGCGATTCCTTTGACGGCACCAGCGAAATGACCGCCTGGAAAAGTCTCGCCAAAGCCAACACGGCTGCCCTGAATCCGGGCGAAGCCTTGCTGCTCAAGAGAAATTGCCGCTGGGACGGTCAGCTGAGCGCCCGCTGGAACGGCACTGCGTCGGCACCCGTTACCATCGGCGCGTACGGGACAGGAGAGTTGCCTCGTATACGCACCACCGGAACACAGGAAGTGGCCATTGCCATCAGTGGTACCCATCAGGTTCTGGAGTACCTTGAGCCGGAAGTGGGAAACCGCCCCACCTCGTGGCTTGCCAAAAACCCTTCCTACGGCGGCACCGTGAAGTGCCCCACGCAAGCGCAGGGCTGGCGGGTCGGTTTCGCGTTGCGAAACAGCGACAACGTCGTGCAGCATTCGCGGGCAAGCGGCTTCACTGCCGCCATCCACTTCAGTGCCGGAACCAGGAACAAGGCGCTTTACAACACCCTCACCAACAACGACGTCATCAGCACCAACACGCCCGCGGCCCTTAAGTACGACGACGATTCCGGAGCCTGGGGGGTGCTGGTCAACGCACACGGTAACGAGATCGCCTATAACACGTTTTCCGGCAATCTCGCCTGCAGCGAGGACTACGCGATCGAGGGTGCCAGCGTCGAGGTCTACAAAGGCAGCCAGAATTACGTGCACCACAACCAGTCCATCCGGGACACGACCTTTACCGAGCTGGGAGGAACCAGTACCGAGGCGGCCCGGCACAACATCTTCGAGCGCAATTTGTATGTCGGGCACTCGCTGGGCGGTGAGTTTCTGGTGCTGCGAGGCAGCCAGAGCAAATGGGGTGACAATCTCGGCACGAAAGCCATTGGCAACACCGCTGTGAACGTCAAGGTCGGGGTCTCCTGCGGAGAAGGCTGCGACGCCAGCGTGCTGGAACTTCGCCAGAACGTCCTGCAAGGACGCAGTGACGCGGGTAAAAGCCTCGTGTGGACCGACGGTGTGATCGGTGAGAGCGAAAACGTCTTCTGGCCTAATGGCAGCGCCGACGTGGTGATCGCCGGGCGGCGTGGTACGAGCGCGATTTCGAGCACTTCACGTCTGGCCGATCCACAGTTTGTCGATGTCCAAACGGACAATTACCGTCGTCAACCCGGAGCGCCCGTTCCCGTCGCGGGGTTTTTCCCGATGCTGTAA
- the hisB gene encoding imidazoleglycerol-phosphate dehydratase HisB, which yields MTRAASVERHTLETRIHVTLDLDAAVEGELSTGHGFLDHMLEQLRRHGRLGLSVAAQGDLHIEVHHLAEDTGITLGQALSRALGERAGIERYGSAFVPMDETLAHVVVDLSGRAHLAFEPESLDVWGSAGGFSHYHLREFLRGLCNHAGVTVHVRLLAGREAHHVIEAVFKAFARALRDAVRITGQGTPSTKGVL from the coding sequence CTGACCCGCGCCGCGTCCGTCGAGCGCCACACCCTGGAAACCCGCATTCACGTGACGCTCGATCTCGACGCGGCAGTCGAGGGGGAGCTGTCGACCGGACACGGCTTTCTCGACCACATGCTTGAACAACTCCGCCGGCACGGCCGGCTGGGTCTGAGCGTGGCCGCCCAGGGTGATCTGCACATCGAGGTGCATCATCTGGCCGAAGACACGGGCATCACGCTGGGTCAGGCGCTGTCACGCGCGTTGGGTGAACGCGCGGGCATCGAGCGGTACGGCAGCGCCTTCGTGCCAATGGACGAGACGTTGGCGCACGTGGTCGTCGACCTGTCAGGTCGCGCCCATCTGGCCTTCGAGCCTGAATCGCTCGATGTCTGGGGCAGTGCGGGCGGCTTCAGCCATTATCACCTGCGCGAATTCCTGCGCGGGCTGTGCAACCATGCGGGCGTGACCGTGCACGTGCGCCTGCTGGCGGGCCGTGAAGCACACCACGTCATCGAAGCGGTATTCAAGGCCTTCGCGCGCGCCCTGCGGGACGCCGTGCGGATCACCGGTCAGGGCACCCCGAGCACGAAGGGCGTGCTGTGA
- a CDS encoding SulP family inorganic anion transporter, whose translation MTLAQYKKEWFGNIRGDFLAGLVVALALIPEAIAFSIIAGVDPKVGLYASFSIAVITAFIGGRPGMISAATGAMALLMIDLVKDHGLPYLFAATVLTGFIQILFGWAKLARYLKFVPRSVMTGFVNALAILIFLAQLPQFVGANWQMYAMVAAGLAIIYLLPKIIPAVPSALVAIVALTAVAIFTGANVRTVGDMGELPSTLPFFALPQVPFTLETLMIIAPVAFTLAIVGLLESLLTAQIVDDLTLSTSDKNQESNAQGVANIATGFLGGMAGCAMIGQSVINVTSGGRGRLSAFTAGVVLLILILVLQPLVIQIPMAALVAVMFVVAISTFDWSSFKSLRTFPKSESIVMVSTVAATVITHDLSIGVLVGVVLSAIFFARKVSQLSSVTSELSPDGRTRTYHVLGQMFFVSSHEFVHSFDVQENIDKAVIDLTHAHLWDGSAVGAIDKVALNFMRQGVKVELVGLNEASSTLIDRIAVHDKLGALGRTPGH comes from the coding sequence TTGACGCTCGCTCAGTACAAAAAAGAATGGTTCGGTAACATCCGCGGAGATTTCCTCGCCGGGCTGGTCGTCGCGCTCGCGCTGATTCCTGAAGCCATTGCCTTTTCCATCATCGCCGGAGTAGACCCCAAAGTGGGTCTCTATGCCAGCTTCAGCATCGCCGTCATCACCGCCTTTATCGGTGGACGACCTGGCATGATCAGCGCCGCAACCGGCGCCATGGCTTTGTTGATGATCGATCTGGTGAAAGATCACGGCTTGCCTTACCTGTTCGCTGCCACCGTCCTCACCGGTTTCATTCAGATTTTGTTCGGCTGGGCGAAACTCGCCCGCTACCTCAAGTTCGTGCCGAGAAGCGTCATGACCGGCTTCGTCAACGCGCTTGCCATCCTGATCTTCCTGGCCCAGCTGCCGCAGTTCGTGGGCGCGAACTGGCAGATGTACGCCATGGTTGCCGCCGGGCTGGCGATCATCTACCTGCTGCCGAAAATCATTCCGGCCGTTCCGAGCGCCCTGGTCGCCATCGTGGCGCTCACGGCCGTGGCGATCTTCACCGGCGCCAACGTCCGTACGGTCGGCGATATGGGAGAACTCCCGAGCACGCTGCCATTTTTCGCCTTGCCACAAGTGCCATTCACGCTGGAAACCCTGATGATCATCGCGCCCGTCGCCTTTACCCTCGCGATCGTCGGACTGCTGGAATCCTTGCTGACCGCACAGATCGTGGATGACCTGACGCTCAGCACCAGCGACAAGAACCAGGAATCCAACGCGCAGGGTGTGGCCAACATTGCCACGGGCTTTCTGGGAGGGATGGCGGGCTGCGCGATGATCGGGCAGAGCGTCATCAACGTCACCAGCGGTGGACGCGGAAGACTTTCGGCGTTCACGGCCGGGGTGGTGCTGCTGATCCTGATTCTGGTGCTGCAACCACTGGTCATTCAGATTCCGATGGCGGCCCTGGTGGCGGTGATGTTTGTGGTGGCCATCAGTACCTTCGACTGGAGCAGCTTCAAGTCACTCAGGACCTTTCCGAAAAGCGAGAGCATCGTGATGGTGTCAACGGTGGCCGCCACGGTCATCACGCACGACCTGTCGATCGGGGTACTGGTGGGCGTGGTGCTGAGCGCCATCTTCTTCGCCCGCAAGGTCTCACAGCTGTCGAGCGTCACCAGCGAGCTGAGCCCCGACGGACGCACGCGCACCTACCACGTGCTGGGGCAGATGTTCTTCGTGAGTTCGCATGAATTCGTGCATTCGTTCGACGTGCAGGAGAACATTGACAAAGCCGTGATCGATCTGACGCACGCGCACTTGTGGGACGGCAGCGCGGTTGGTGCCATTGACAAGGTGGCCCTGAATTTCATGCGGCAGGGAGTGAAGGTGGAACTGGTCGGCCTGAACGAGGCCAGCTCCACCCTCATTGACCGAATCGCCGTGCACGATAAACTGGGTGCGCTCGGGCGGACACCGGGCCACTGA
- a CDS encoding aspartate/glutamate racemase family protein: MRRIGLLGGMSWESTQLYYRFINEAVRDQLGGLHSADLLLRSFDFEQVARLQRADRWEDAANLLGGAARDLVRGGAEVILICTNTMHLVAEDVATQAGAPVIHIADVTAEAVQAAELTRVGLLATAFTMERSFYRERFEQRGLSVLVPEVQARSEVHRVIFEELCQGVVRPESKAVYLGVARDLIERGAQGLILGCTEICLLIGQEDFRVPVFDTTALHARAAVRFALSAPEPAQAY; the protein is encoded by the coding sequence ATGCGACGCATCGGCTTACTCGGCGGCATGAGCTGGGAATCGACCCAGCTGTATTACCGCTTCATCAACGAAGCAGTCCGCGATCAGCTGGGCGGCCTGCACTCGGCTGACCTGCTGCTGCGCTCTTTCGACTTCGAGCAGGTCGCGCGTCTGCAGCGGGCTGACCGCTGGGAAGACGCTGCCAATCTGCTGGGCGGAGCGGCGCGTGACCTCGTCCGGGGTGGCGCCGAGGTCATCCTGATCTGCACCAATACCATGCATCTGGTCGCGGAGGACGTTGCCACGCAGGCTGGAGCGCCGGTCATTCACATCGCCGACGTGACCGCTGAGGCGGTGCAGGCCGCAGAACTGACGCGAGTCGGGCTGTTGGCCACTGCCTTTACGATGGAGCGTTCCTTTTACCGCGAGCGGTTCGAACAGCGGGGCCTGTCGGTGCTGGTGCCCGAGGTGCAGGCGCGCAGCGAGGTCCACCGGGTGATCTTCGAGGAGCTGTGTCAGGGCGTCGTGCGGCCGGAATCCAAAGCCGTGTACCTCGGCGTCGCGCGTGATCTGATCGAGCGTGGGGCGCAAGGCCTGATTCTCGGCTGCACCGAGATCTGCCTGTTGATCGGGCAGGAGGATTTCCGCGTACCAGTGTTCGACACCACCGCTTTGCATGCCCGCGCCGCTGTCCGCTTCGCGCTGTCCGCGCCCGAACCGGCCCAGGCATACTAA
- the msrA gene encoding peptide-methionine (S)-S-oxide reductase MsrA, which yields MAQEIATLAGGCFWCTEAVFQEVLGVSSVESGYIGGADPNPTYEQVCGGRTGHAEAVRITYDSQVISYEDILGIFFATHDPTTLNRQGGDVGTQYRSAIFAHGDSQRVTAERVIAELNDAHIWEAPIVTTIESDGPFYKAEPYHQDFFRRNPGQGYCLAVVAPKVVKFRRQFAQRLKSA from the coding sequence ATGGCTCAAGAAATTGCGACACTGGCCGGTGGCTGCTTTTGGTGCACCGAAGCGGTCTTTCAGGAGGTGCTCGGCGTGAGCAGCGTCGAATCGGGCTACATTGGCGGTGCCGATCCCAACCCCACCTACGAGCAGGTCTGCGGCGGCCGCACCGGTCACGCCGAGGCTGTCCGGATCACCTACGATTCCCAGGTCATCTCGTACGAAGACATTTTGGGCATTTTCTTCGCGACTCACGATCCCACGACGCTGAACCGACAGGGAGGCGACGTGGGCACCCAGTACCGCTCGGCCATCTTCGCGCACGGTGACTCGCAGCGCGTGACCGCGGAACGCGTGATCGCCGAGCTGAATGACGCGCACATCTGGGAGGCCCCGATCGTCACGACGATCGAAAGCGACGGCCCCTTTTACAAGGCTGAGCCGTATCACCAGGACTTCTTTCGGCGCAATCCCGGGCAAGGGTACTGCCTGGCCGTGGTGGCACCAAAAGTGGTCAAGTTTCGCCGTCAGTTCGCGCAGCGTCTGAAGAGCGCCTGA